Within Cystobacter ferrugineus, the genomic segment CGAGCTGGTGCCCGCGGCGGGCACCACCGCTCCCATCGAATTGCGCTGTTTTCTGCGACGCGGAACCGAAACCCTCACCGAGACCTGGAGCTACCCGTGGACACCGTGATGACGTCGACCTTCTCCGCCTCCGTCCTCTCCTCCGGCTACGCGCTTCCCGCCGGGACGCGCGAGGCGCTCGATGCCTTCTTCCGCTCCTTCGGCTTCAGCCAGGAGAGAGATCTGTCCCGGCTGGCCGTGTGGGCGCTCGGCGCGCGGCGGGTGGACTCCCGCGAGGCCGCCCTGGCGCTCGCGCGCGAGCGGATGGAGAACTGGCTGGCCGAGGCGCTCGGACCGGCCCACGTGAGCAACGGCGCGCTGCTGGCGCGCGGCCGCGCGGCGTTCGTGCTGTGTGATGGGGCGCGCTGGGGCGCGGCGGTGCTGATGTCCGCGCCGAGCGCGCTGCCGGTGGAGTTCACGCGTGCGCTCCGGGCGTCGGTGCCCGTGCCCGCCCCGAGGCCGCTGCCCACGACGATGCCGGAGCAGACCCTGACCACCTGGTCCCTGGGAGAGCTGCTGCGCCGCTGGTGGCGGGTGGGCGAGCCGGACGTGTCCGTCTCCCGCTGAAGCACCTGTGAAGCACCTGGAGGCCTCATGCACGCGCATTCCTTCTCGCCCGGGACGGCCGGGCTGCGGCGGGCCCTGGTCCTCGGCCCGGCCGCGCTGTCCACCCTCGTGGCGACGGGGGAGCTGGTCCGGCTGTTGAGCGTCCGGGACTTCACCCTCCCCGAGGGGGTGATGACGGGCCTGTTCGCCCTGTGCTTCGCCTGGATCGCCCTCTCCTTCTGGGCGGCGGTGGCGGGCTTCGTCCAGACGCTGCTCGGCAAGCGGCCGCCCGGTCTTCGCTGGCCGGACGCGCGGGAGGAAGCGGCGCCGCTGACGAGCCGCATCGCGGTGGTGATGCCCATCCACAACGAGGACCCGACGTCGGTCTTCGCCAACCTCCAGGCCACCTACGAGTCGGTGGCGGCCACGGGGCGGCTGGAGTCCTTCGACTTCTACGTGCTGAGCGACTCCACGCGCCTGGAGGCGTGGGTGGCCGAGGAGCTGGCGTGGTCGGAGCTGTGCCGGCGCGTGGGAGGCCAGGGCCGCGTCTTCTACCGGCGGCGCTCGGACAACACGGGCAAGAAAGCGGGCAACCTCGCGGACTTCTGCGAGCGCTGGGGCCGCCGCTACGACTTCATGGTGGTGCTGGACGCCGACAGCCTCATGGCGGGTGACACGCTGGTGCGCATGGCGCGGCTGATGGAGCTCAACCCGCGCGTGGGCATCCTCCAGGCGCCGCCCCTGTGCGTGGGACGCACCACGCTCTTCGCCCGCCTGCAGCAGTTCGCCGGCCGCGTGTATGGGCCCGTGGTGGCGGCGGGCGCGGCGGCCTGGCAGCTCGGCGAGTCCAACTACTGGGGCCACAACGCCATCCTGCGCGTGTCGGCCTTCACCGAGCACTGCGGGCTGCCGGTGCTGCCGGGCCAGCAGCCCTTCGGGGGCCACATCCTCAGCCATGACTTCGTGGAGGCGGCGCTGATGCGGCGCGCGGGCTACACGGTGTGGCTGGTGCCGGAGCTGGGTGGCAGCTACGAGCAGTCCCCGCCCCATCTGCTCGCGTACGCGCAGCGCGATCGGCGCTGGTGCCAGGGCAACCTGCAACACCTGGGGTTGGTGCTCGCGGGGGGCCTGCACCCGTCGAGCCGGGGGCACTTCCTCATGGGCGTCATGTCCTATGTGGCCTCGCCCCTGTGGCTGCTCTTCCTCGCGGCGGGGCTGGGGGCGGCGCTGTGGGATCGCTTCGTGGCGGCGGAGTTCCCGCTCGGCCCTCTCGCCGAGGCGCCCTCCTTCGACGTGCCGGGCGCGCTGCGGCTGATGTCGGTGTCGCTCGCCATGTTGCTCCTGCCCAAGGTCTTCGGCCTGCTGCTGGCCCTGGCGGACCGGGAAGCCGCCGCGCGCATGGGCGGCCGGTTCCGGCTGGTACTCGGCGTGCTGGTGGAGAGCGTCGTGTCCACGCTGCTCGCCCCGGTGATGATGCTCTTCCAGTCGCACTTCGTCTTCGGGACGATCCTCGGCTACCGGGTGTCCTGGTCGAGCCAGCAGCGCGGCGACGAGGCCCTGCCATGGGCGGAAGCGGCGCGGCGCCATGCGGTGCACGTGGGCGTGGGCGTGGGCGTGGCGGCGGTGGCGTTCGGGGTGAATCCGGGCCTGCTGCCGTGGCTGGCCCCGGTGGTGGCGGGGTTGCTGCTGTCCATTCCCCTGACGGTGTGGACGTCGCGGGCCTCCTGGGGCGAGAAGACGGCGCGGCTCGGCCTGTTCCTCATCCCCGAGGAGTCCGCCCCTCCCCCCGTCCTGGTGCGAGCCACGGAGCTCGCGCGCAACGAGGTGGAGCCGGTGGAGGACGCGCTGGAGCGGGTGCTCCAGGACGACCGTGCGCACGCGCTACACCTGGCCCTGCTGGAGTCCTCGACCGGTGCCGAGGGCACGTCGCTCACGCTCGCCTCGGCCCGCCGCAAGCTCATGGAGGGAGCACCCGAGCGGCTCTCTCCTCAGGAGAAGGCGGCCGTCATGCTGGACGCGGAGACCCTCGCGGAGGTGCGCGGCCAGTACATGGCCTCGCAGAAGCCCGTCCCCGCGACAAGCGTCTGATCGAGAAGGCGGACTTGGAGTAGCGTGCCAGGCACCATGAGCGCCGACACCGCCACGTCCTCCTCGAATCCGAAGCTGTCGAACCTGCTGCGTTGGCTGGAAGAAGGAGGAGCCCGCTTTCCCAAGCTCCAACTCGTCCGGCTCGAGGATGGTGAGCGCGCCGTGCTCGCCCAGGCGCCCATCTCCGCCGGGGAGACGGTGCTCCAGGTGCCTCGCTCCCACATGCTCACGCTGGAGCTCGCGCGGGAGTCCGACATCGGGCGCGCCATCGCCGAGGGGCTCGATCCGGACAACGAGGACCTGTACCTGGCCTCCTTCCTCCTCCAGGAAAAACACCGCGAGGGCTCCTTCTGGAAGCCCTACATCGACAGCCTTCCCGAGTCCTATCCCCAGATGCCCCTCTTCTATGGGAGCGATGAGCACGCCCTGCTCAAGGGCTGCTTCGCGCTGTCCCTGCTGACGCACCAGGCCCAGTCGCTCCAGGAGGACTACATGCGGCTGTGCCAGAGCGT encodes:
- the mdoH gene encoding glucans biosynthesis glucosyltransferase MdoH, giving the protein MHAHSFSPGTAGLRRALVLGPAALSTLVATGELVRLLSVRDFTLPEGVMTGLFALCFAWIALSFWAAVAGFVQTLLGKRPPGLRWPDAREEAAPLTSRIAVVMPIHNEDPTSVFANLQATYESVAATGRLESFDFYVLSDSTRLEAWVAEELAWSELCRRVGGQGRVFYRRRSDNTGKKAGNLADFCERWGRRYDFMVVLDADSLMAGDTLVRMARLMELNPRVGILQAPPLCVGRTTLFARLQQFAGRVYGPVVAAGAAAWQLGESNYWGHNAILRVSAFTEHCGLPVLPGQQPFGGHILSHDFVEAALMRRAGYTVWLVPELGGSYEQSPPHLLAYAQRDRRWCQGNLQHLGLVLAGGLHPSSRGHFLMGVMSYVASPLWLLFLAAGLGAALWDRFVAAEFPLGPLAEAPSFDVPGALRLMSVSLAMLLLPKVFGLLLALADREAAARMGGRFRLVLGVLVESVVSTLLAPVMMLFQSHFVFGTILGYRVSWSSQQRGDEALPWAEAARRHAVHVGVGVGVAAVAFGVNPGLLPWLAPVVAGLLLSIPLTVWTSRASWGEKTARLGLFLIPEESAPPPVLVRATELARNEVEPVEDALERVLQDDRAHALHLALLESSTGAEGTSLTLASARRKLMEGAPERLSPQEKAAVMLDAETLAEVRGQYMASQKPVPATSV